The genomic DNA GCGGTGCCGCTCTTTTGCACCGCGAACAGGCAGAACAGCACGACCAGGGTGACCGGGATCACGTAGTGCCCGAAGTGCGGCGACACCACCTCCAGGCCCTCGACCGCCGACAGCACCGAGATGGCCGGCGTGATGACGCCGTCGCCATAGAACAGCGAGGTGCCGAAGATGCCCACCACCAGCAGCACCCGGCGCAGCCGCGGCTTGTCGGCGACCGCGCGCGAGGCCAGCGCCAGCATCGCGACCAGGCCGCCCTCGCCTTCGTTGTCGGCCCGCAGCACCAGCACCACGTACTTCAGGGACACGATCACCGTCAGCGTCCAGAAGAACATCGACAGGATGCCGTAGACGTTCTCGATCGTGAAGGGAACATGGCCGTGACCGAACACCTCCTTGACCGCATACAGCACGCTGGTGCCGATGTCGCCGTAGACAACGCCGATGGCCGCGAGGATCAGCGCGGCGGAGGAAGATTTGGAACGGGACACGAAGTCGGTGCAAAGGGTCGTCCGGCGCCGTGATGCTCGCCCGGGCGCGCCGGCCGCCTCGCAAGGTTGCCGCTTCGCCCTCCGCCCCCTCGTTTGCGTTGCTGTGGGGTCGCTATTTTGCAGCCGCCGGCCGGCCTCGCAAGACGCGGCCGGAAATCATTCGTAGATTTCGGCGTCCGGGTTGGTGGCTTCGAGCTCGTAACTGGCCGCCACCATCGCCAGCCGGGCGATCACGCCGTACATGTAGAACCGGTTCGGCGCGCTGGCACCGGGCTTGGCGCCGGGTTGCGGTAAGTGCGCACTCTCCGAAAAGGCCAAGGGCACGAAGCTGGCGCCCGGCATGTTGAGGTTTTCGTCCGGGCTGCGCTCGGCGTTCACGCGGTAGAAGCCGCCGACCACGTAGCGGTCCATCATGTAGACCACCGGCTCGGCCACGGCATCGTGCACGCGCTCGTTGGTCAGCACGCCCTCCTGGACGATCACCTCGCTGCGCTCCGCGCCCACGCCGGCGGCACCGGCCTTGCCGCGCGAGCGGCGGCCGAGGGTCTCGAGATCCTTGACGTCGCGCACCGTCATCACGCCCATGGCACCGGCGCCGTTGTCGGCCTTGACGACGACGAAGGGCTTCTCGTTGATGCCGTATTCCTTGTACTTGCGGCGGATCTTGGTGAGCATCGCGTCCACATGGCTGGTCAGCACGTCCATGCCGGTGCCATCCGCGAAGCTGACCTCGCCGGCCTTGGCGTACATCGGGTTGATCAGCCATGGGTCGATGCCCAGCAGCTTGCCGAAGCGCTTGGAGAGCTCTTCGTAGCTGTGCAGATGGTTGCTCTTGTGGCGCACCGACCAGCCGGCGTGCAGCGGCGGCAGCAGGTACTGCTCGTGCAGATCCTCGAGGATGCCCGGGGTGCCGGCCGCCAGGTCGTTGTTGAGCAGGATGGTGCAGGGGTCGAAATGCTTGAGGCCGAGGCGCCGCTTGCCGCGCACCACCGGCTCCAGGCACACGGTGTCGCCGTTCGGCAGCTCGATCTTCTTGGGCGACTTGATCGCGGGATCGATCGAGCCCACGCGCACGTTGAGCCCTGCCATGTGAAAAATACGCACCAGCTGTGCCACGTTGGCCAGGTAGAAGGTGTTGCGCGAATGGTTTTCCGGAATCACCAGCAGATTGCGCGCCTCCGGGCAGATCTTCTCGATCGCGGCCTGGGCGGCCTGCACCGCCAGCGGCAGCATCTCGCGGGTCAGGTTGTTCCAGCCGCCCGGGTAGAGGTTGGTGTCGACCGGCG from Variovorax sp. PBL-E5 includes the following:
- the gshA gene encoding glutamate--cysteine ligase, whose protein sequence is MVPHLVTALTGPINELEQRVLDSMPAIERWFRLEWMEHTPPFYSSVDIRNAGFKLAPVDTNLYPGGWNNLTREMLPLAVQAAQAAIEKICPEARNLLVIPENHSRNTFYLANVAQLVRIFHMAGLNVRVGSIDPAIKSPKKIELPNGDTVCLEPVVRGKRRLGLKHFDPCTILLNNDLAAGTPGILEDLHEQYLLPPLHAGWSVRHKSNHLHSYEELSKRFGKLLGIDPWLINPMYAKAGEVSFADGTGMDVLTSHVDAMLTKIRRKYKEYGINEKPFVVVKADNGAGAMGVMTVRDVKDLETLGRRSRGKAGAAGVGAERSEVIVQEGVLTNERVHDAVAEPVVYMMDRYVVGGFYRVNAERSPDENLNMPGASFVPLAFSESAHLPQPGAKPGASAPNRFYMYGVIARLAMVAASYELEATNPDAEIYE